Below is a genomic region from Citrobacter telavivensis.
CACGGTCGCGTCAAATAAATTATGGTCTGCTAATGATCTCTGCCGGAATAGGTTCGCCATGATACTTTTCGTAAATGGCATTCAGCTTCCCGTTTTTGAGATTAGTGACAATCCACTGATCGAGTTTTTCTTTTAGCTCTGGTTCATTCTTTTTCAGGCCAATGGCTAAATCAAATACGGTAAGGGTCATTTTAGGTTCAAATGCCAACTTAGGGTTTTGCTTCTTAATCTGATTAACCAGTGTGGCAGAGGTAGCGACAGCGTAAGCCTGACCACTCACCGCCGCCGTAACCAGCGTAGCATCGTCATCGTAGCGTTGAATGGTCACACCATTTTTCATCGCATCTTTGGTCAGCATTGAATCCTGAGTGGTGCCCCGGGTGACGGTAATTGCATGTCCTTTTAAATCGCCCCAGTCGCTTATTTTCGTGGCTGCCGGAGCACCAATAACCGATCGTAACCCCGCATAGGCTCGGCTAAAGTCAATAACCTGCGCTCGCTGTGGCGTAACGGAAAGGGTGGATATGATGATATCGGCCTTCCCGGTCTGTAAATTAGGTATCCGCGTCGGACCTGTTGTTTCAATGAATTTCAGTTTCACACCCCAGTCCTTAGCCAACAGCTCCGCGGTTTCAACATCGGATCCAACCGGCTTCATTGAGGCATCCAACATTCCTGAAGGTGGAATGGATAAATCGGTGGCAACGCGTATTTCACCTCGTTTTTGAATTTCTTCCAGGACATTTGCCGAGGCAGGAAGGGTGATAACGGTGGACAGTAACGACACGAGCAGTAAGATTTTTTTTGCAGGGCTCATATTATTTTCCTTCGTAGGGATATTTCGCTGGGTGAGTGGTTCACAAATCGTTAGAAATAAATTCCTGTAATGCCGCCGTGCCCGGCGTTTTCAGGATATCTACCGTGCCGCTTTCATGGACGGTACCCTGATGCATAAAGATAATTTTATCGGCG
It encodes:
- a CDS encoding transporter substrate-binding domain-containing protein, producing MSPAKKILLLVSLLSTVITLPASANVLEEIQKRGEIRVATDLSIPPSGMLDASMKPVGSDVETAELLAKDWGVKLKFIETTGPTRIPNLQTGKADIIISTLSVTPQRAQVIDFSRAYAGLRSVIGAPAATKISDWGDLKGHAITVTRGTTQDSMLTKDAMKNGVTIQRYDDDATLVTAAVSGQAYAVATSATLVNQIKKQNPKLAFEPKMTLTVFDLAIGLKKNEPELKEKLDQWIVTNLKNGKLNAIYEKYHGEPIPAEIISRP